CCACGCTGGCGTGCTGGAACGCTGCGCGCAGAGGGCCGTGCCCGCCGATCATGCCCCGGTCATGGCCGGTGTGGACACTTGTCCCAGGATGCGGCCCCGTTCCCGGAGCCTCGGGGAGCGGCCGTGTCGGAAGGAGGGAAGTCATCGGGGATCCGCCACAGCTGATCAGACCGGGGGCCATCCGGGCCTGCCCCCGCCGTTCCCACCCCGTGCCGGTCGCCCGGCCCTAACGGCCCGGCCGTCACCGCCGGGCAGGCGGTCGGCCCAGCGTCTCCACCCACGCCTGCAGGACTGCGCCAGCCGAGCACGGATCGGCCGTGCGGGCCTGCCCCATTCCCTGAAGGAGCGCACCATGACGAACTCTCGACGCAGGAACAACGCCGACCAGCCGGGCGAGACGCGCGGCGAATTCCGCTCCGGCCCGCTGGCCGGCACGGCGATCATGACCGGCCCGCACGTCCCGCAACGCGGCCTGCCGTGGGCCGATGTGGACGGCCAGGCGATCTTCGAGGGGGACATCGTCCTCGGCAGCGCCGCCGACCTGGCCGCCGCGCAGGGCGACGAGGGCACCGGACGGGCCGAGTCGATCGGGATCACCGGCCAGAGCTTCCGCTGGCCCGGCGGACGCATTCCCTACGAGATCGACCCGGCCATGCCCAACCAGCAGCGCGTGACGGACGCGATCGCGCACTGGCACGCGCACACCTCGATCCGCTTCGCGCCGAAGGCGGCGTCGGACATGAACTTCGTGCACTTCACGGGCGGCAACGGGTGCTCGTCCATGGTCGGCATGCGGGGCGGGCGGCAGGACATCACGCTCGGCAACGGCTGTTCGGCCGGGAACGCCATCCACGAGATCGGGCACACCGTGGGCCTGTGGCACGAGCAGAGCCGCGAGGATCGCGACACCTTCATCACCATCAACTTTGCGAACGTCGATCCCAGCACGCAGCACAACTTCACGCAGCACATCCAGGACGGCGACGACCTCGGCGCGTATGACTACGGCTCGATCATGCACTACCCGGCCGACGCCTTCAGCATCAATGGGCAGCCCACCATCGTGCCGCGCCAGCCCCTCCCGGCCGGGGTGGTCATGGGGCAGCGCACGGGCCTGTCGACCGGGGACATCGCGGGCGTGCGCGCCATGTACCCGCAGGTCAAGCCCATCAAAGAAGGCATCAAGGATATCCGCAAGGATCCCATCAAGGACATCCGCAAAGAGCCGGTCAAGGAGGGCCTCAAGGACATCCGCAAGGATCCCATCAAGGACGCTCCTAAGGACGGCATCAAGGAACCCATCAAGGACCCGATCCGGGACACCATCAAGGAGATCCGCAAAGACCCGGTCAAGGACGGGCACAAGGATCCGATCCGCGACACCATCAAGGAAATCCGCAAGGATCCCATCCGGGACACCATCAAGGAAGTCCGCAAGGATCCGATCTTCGACCGCATGCCCAAGGGCCCGGCCGCCGATCCCATCGGGCCGCCCGTGGGGCCGGTGCTGCCCGGCCGTGACCTGGGCGCAGGCGCGGGCATGACGCCCTTCGTGCTTGCCACGCCCAGCCGCGTGCCGAATTACGGCCAGATGGACGCCTTCACCCAGCAGGCCGACGAGCAGGCCCAGCTCCTGAGCGACTACGACATGGCCGCGCAGCAGCTGCAGGAACTCGAGGAGATGCTGGCCGAGGCTGAGGCCCACTACGCGCAGGTGCTCGAGGCGTACGAGGCCGCCGTGCAGACCGTGCAGACCCTCGGGCAGGGCTGAAGCGTGATCGCGGTCGTCTCCTACCCGGGCGAGGAGCACACGGACGACGTCGTGGCCCGCCTGCACCGCGCCGGGCGGGATGTGGTGCGCCTCGACCTCGCGGATTTCCCGGCCGCGTCGGGCCTGAGCTGCTCGTGGGAGCCGGGCGCGCCCGACGCGTACCGCGTGCACACCGCCGCCGGCGAGGTGAACCTGGCGGACGCCCGCGCCGGGTGGTGGCGGCGCGTGCGCGCCCACACCCTCGACCCGCTGGTGCAGGATCCGGACGCCGTGGCCTTCGCGCTGTCCGAGACGAACGAGGCGGTCAGCGGCATGCTCGACGCCCTGGGCTGCCCGTGGATGAACCCCCGCGAGGCCGACGCCGCCGCGCACCACAAGCCGCTGCAGTGGTCGGTGGCCCGGCAGGTCGGCCTGACCCTGCCGCGCACCCTGGTCACCACCCGCCCCGACGACGCCCGGGCGTTCATCCAGGATCTCGGGGTGGGGAAGGTGGTGTTCAAGGCCTTCATCGCCATCCTCGAGGCGTGGCGGGAGACGCGGCTGGTCGAGCGGCAGGATCTGGATCAGCTCGACTCGGTGCGCTTCGCGCCGGTCATCTTCCAGGAGTACGTGCCGGGCGTGGACCTGCGCATCATCGCGGTCGGCGACCGGCTGTACACGGCGGAACTCGATGCGCAGGACACCTCGTACCCGGTGGACATGCGCATGGTGATCGGCGAGGCGAAGGTCAGGTCCGCCGAGCTGCCCCGCGCGCTCGAAGACCGCCTGCTGGAGCTGCAGCGCCGCCTGGGCCTGGTGTACGGCGCGATCGACATGCGCCGCACGCCGGACGGCGAGTACGTGTTCTTCGAGGTGAACCCCGCCGGGCAGTGGATGTTCGTCGAGGAGCGCACAGGCCTGCCGATCAGCCAGGCGGTCGCGGATCACCTGACCGTCATGGCCGATACAGGCGCGCCGGAGGTCGTGCGCCGGTGAGCGGCACCCTGCGCGGGCACCTGCTGCTGCCGGCCGGGCCGCTGCCGGCGCAGGCCGCGCGGGTGCGCGTGGAACTGCGGGACGTGGGCGTGCAGGACGCGCCCGCCCCGCTGCTCGCCGCCGCGCAGTGGCAGAACGTGGATCTCGCGGGTGGACGGGTCGCGTACCGCGTGCCGGACGTGCCGGACCTGACCGGCCGGCAGGTGGCGGTGCAGGTGCACGTGGATCTCGACGGCAGCGGGCAGATCACGCCCGGCGACCTGCTGACCACCCGGCACGTGCCCGTCACGGACCTGCGCGCGGACGTGGACGTGCCCCTCACGCGGGTGTAGGCAGCCCGACAGCGCCTGACCTGCCGACTCCACCGGTCGCGTGTCACGGTGGGCGGACGCGTCGGGCGCCCACACTCACGTCCCCTGTTTCCGGGCAGACTGAGGGCCATGCCATCCGCCCTGCGGTTCCTGCTGCTTCCCCTGCTGGCCGTCGGCCTGAGCAGTTGCCTGCCCATCTCGGTCGGCCCACGCAGCCTCGCGCTCACGGCCATTGCCGACGACGCCCCCTGGACGATCCAGGACCTGCTCACGGCCGGCCGCGTGCCCCGGCACCTGCTGCGCTCCCTGCCGGATACCCTGGAACTCGCCCCGTTGGGAAGCGTGATCGTGGCGTGTCAGACCCGCGGCTCTCTATGGGGCCTGTGTAGCCACGTGACGCGCAAGGTCGGCCCGAACCTGCTCAGCGAGGAACCCGGCCCGCCCGGCAGCACGTCCCGCACCCGTCCCGTGAACAGCCTGCTGGGCCGTGACGTGGTGTTCGTGCTGGACACCGGCGTCCAGCCCGGCCAGCTTCTGGCGCTGCAGGCCCGCGCCGACGCCCTGACCGGCAGCGCCTATCTGCTCAACGGCGAGACCGACGGCTTCGACTGCGTGACCTACCAGAACGCCCTGCAACGCGCCCTGGGCCTCCCGGACGTCGGGCCCCTCAATCCCCGCTGGAATGCCCATCTACCCGGCGATGTCCTGGCCGTCCCGACCAACCACCTGCTCTGGGTGGGCGTGC
The Deinococcus sp. KSM4-11 DNA segment above includes these coding regions:
- a CDS encoding M12 family metallopeptidase, with translation MTNSRRRNNADQPGETRGEFRSGPLAGTAIMTGPHVPQRGLPWADVDGQAIFEGDIVLGSAADLAAAQGDEGTGRAESIGITGQSFRWPGGRIPYEIDPAMPNQQRVTDAIAHWHAHTSIRFAPKAASDMNFVHFTGGNGCSSMVGMRGGRQDITLGNGCSAGNAIHEIGHTVGLWHEQSREDRDTFITINFANVDPSTQHNFTQHIQDGDDLGAYDYGSIMHYPADAFSINGQPTIVPRQPLPAGVVMGQRTGLSTGDIAGVRAMYPQVKPIKEGIKDIRKDPIKDIRKEPVKEGLKDIRKDPIKDAPKDGIKEPIKDPIRDTIKEIRKDPVKDGHKDPIRDTIKEIRKDPIRDTIKEVRKDPIFDRMPKGPAADPIGPPVGPVLPGRDLGAGAGMTPFVLATPSRVPNYGQMDAFTQQADEQAQLLSDYDMAAQQLQELEEMLAEAEAHYAQVLEAYEAAVQTVQTLGQG
- a CDS encoding MvdC/MvdD family ATP grasp protein, whose translation is MIAVVSYPGEEHTDDVVARLHRAGRDVVRLDLADFPAASGLSCSWEPGAPDAYRVHTAAGEVNLADARAGWWRRVRAHTLDPLVQDPDAVAFALSETNEAVSGMLDALGCPWMNPREADAAAHHKPLQWSVARQVGLTLPRTLVTTRPDDARAFIQDLGVGKVVFKAFIAILEAWRETRLVERQDLDQLDSVRFAPVIFQEYVPGVDLRIIAVGDRLYTAELDAQDTSYPVDMRMVIGEAKVRSAELPRALEDRLLELQRRLGLVYGAIDMRRTPDGEYVFFEVNPAGQWMFVEERTGLPISQAVADHLTVMADTGAPEVVRR